GGGAAAGGTATTGCCCCAGGGTGAGCACATCACATTCCACCGACCGGAGATCATCCATTGTTTCATAAACCTCTTCAGTGGTTTCACCCAATCCCAACATGATTCCGGATTTGGTTTTGAGACCTGCTGCTTTAGCCTTTGCCAGGACTTCCAGGCTGCGGTCAAATTTCGCCTGAATTCTCACCTGCCTGGTGAGTCTTCGGACTGTTTCCAGATTATGAGAAAGGAGGTCTGGACCCGCGTTTAGTACAAAGGCGAGGTTATCCCATTTCCCGGCAAAGTCGGGAATAAGAGTTTCAAATTTTGTCTCCGGACTTTCCTGCCGGATGGCCTCAATTGTTTTAACCCAGATGGCCGCTCCGCCGTCGGGCAGATCATCCCTGTCAACGGAAGTGATCACACAGTGCCGGATATTCATAATTCTGACGGAGGCTGCTACCCGAGCGGGTTCCTGTTCGTCCACCGGAAAAGGGCGCCCGGTGGCTACAGCACAAAAACCGCAGGAGCGCGTACAAACATTACCCAGGATCATAAAGGTGGCCGTGCCTGCGCCCCAGCATTCGCCCATATTCGGACAGTTCCCGCTTTCACAAATCGTGTGCAGCTTGTGCTTATCTACCAGGGATCGAACCTTCAGATATTGAGGACCGGTGGGCAACTTTACTTTCAGCCATTCCGGTTTGGAAATACCTTGTTGCCTAAGCTGCTCAGGGGTTACACTATCGCTCATGAGAATAAAAGGTCAGAACCAGCGCCGGCCCCAGGTAAAGCTGAGGTAAAAAGTAACATAAGCAGACCGGTTATGTTCGTTGGCCATGATGGGAATAACTTTCGGATAAAGATCGAAGCAAACGCCTGTTTCGAGGGAGCGGATCTCATCGTCGAGGTCGGCATGTTCGAAATTCAGGCCGAGT
Above is a genomic segment from Bacteroidia bacterium containing:
- the lipA gene encoding lipoyl synthase, with amino-acid sequence MSDSVTPEQLRQQGISKPEWLKVKLPTGPQYLKVRSLVDKHKLHTICESGNCPNMGECWGAGTATFMILGNVCTRSCGFCAVATGRPFPVDEQEPARVAASVRIMNIRHCVITSVDRDDLPDGGAAIWVKTIEAIRQESPETKFETLIPDFAGKWDNLAFVLNAGPDLLSHNLETVRRLTRQVRIQAKFDRSLEVLAKAKAAGLKTKSGIMLGLGETTEEVYETMDDLRSVECDVLTLGQYLSPSSKHLPVREFIKPEQFALFRRVALEKGFRHVESGPLVRSSYHAEKHVV